The window TCGATGTGCCCGGTGTGATGGGCACGGCCCCAGGTGGGCTCAGCGCGTGGTGCCCACCGCAGTTGGTGCAGCTCGGTGATGGCGGCGGCCCAGCTCACGGCCAGCGATTCGAGGATGGCGTGGCCCTGCTCGGCCGTGGCGGGCAGCGGGTCGCCAATGATTCCGCTGGGGCCGAAGTCGCGTGCGCTCCAGGCGCAGGCGGGGCGGCCGTCAGGCGAGAGCAGGGGCGAGTCAAAAACGGGCGGGTAGTTGACCACCGCGCGCTCCATGTGCACGGTGTCGGGGGCCAGGGCCAACATCAGTGCGGTTTCGCCATGACCGGCGTGCATGGCCAGGCGTTTTTCCTTGTCTGAGAGGAACTGGCCCGCCACATGCGGCACCCGCCAGGTGAAGCTGGGCACCACGATGAAGTCGCCATGGCGCAGTCGCAGCTCGCGCGCGCACATCTCCATCACCTGTGGCTGGCCGCCGTGGCCGTTGACGAACAGCAGCTTGCGAAAACCCGCGCGGTACACCGACTCGCCCACCTCGTTCATGGTGGCCAGCAGGGTCTCGCCGCTCAGCGTGACGGTGCCGGGGAAGTGCAGGTGCTCTTCGGACTTGCCGTAGGTGATGGGGGCCATCGCAAACGCGGGCACATCAGCCGGCAGGCGCGCGAGTGCATGGCCCACCACACCTGCGCTGATGACGGTGTCCACCGCACAGGGCAGGTGCGGGCCGTGCTGCTCTGTCGCGCCGGTGGGCAGCACGATGACGGTGTTTTCCTTGTCGGGCAGGTCTGCGATCTCGGTCCAGCTCAGGTAGGGCAGGTAGCGGTGGGGCGGGTTGTAGCCGTGCAGCATGGAGGACTTTCGTGAAGGTGTTGGGGGTGGATCAGCGCTGTGGCAGATAGGCCGTGGCTTCGACCTCAATCAGGATGTCGGGCGTGGGCAACATGCCGCTCACTTCCACTACGGTGGATGCGGGGGGCTCGCCGGGGAAGAACAGCTTGCGCACGCGGCTGTACTGCGGAAAGTGGTCCAGGTTCTTGAAGTACTGCACCAGCTTGAACACGTCGGACATCTGGCCGCCTGCGGCCTCGATGGTCTGGCGGATGCGGTCGAGCACATACCAGCTCTGCGCGAGGATGGGGCCCTCCTTGATGTCGGTGCTGAACTCGCCCGTGCGGCCAATCAGCGTGGCGGCCTCATGCGGGATGTCGTCGTAACCGCGCACGATGCGGCTGGCGGCGGGGTCCACGGCGATGATCCCGCTGAGGTAGATGAAGTCGCCTGCGCGGCGCCATGCGGCGTAGCGGGCCAGGGGCTGGGCGATGCCCGGTGCAGGGGCGGTGGCAGTGGCAGTGGCAGATGCGGTGCTCATGCGAGGCTCCTTGCGGTTTGGGTGGTGGGCACATGCCAGGCAGCCGGTGCATGGCCGCTGGCGACGCGGCCCTGGCGCAGCACCACGCGGCCCTGCGCGCCTTGTGTGCGCGATGGAAAGCCCCAGTGGTCGGCCTGCGTGAAAACCAGCAGGTCAGCCACCGCGCCCGGCTGCAGGGGCAGCGCGGTGGGGCCGGTGCGTAGCCAGTCGCTGCGGCACAGCGATTCGCTCCATTGGTCGAAAGGTGTCTCCAGCTGCGCCGCCAGCACACCCGTGGCCAAGGCCTCCAGCGGGTCGAAGCTGCCCACAGGGCAGAACGGGTCTTGCACGTTGTCGCTGGCCACCAGCACCGGTATGTTGCGTGCACGGGCCTCTTTCACCAGCGTCAGGCCACGCTGGCGCGGCGTGCGGCCGGTGGTGGCGTCCTGCAGCAGTAAATTGGTGATGGGCAGCGTGACCAGCGTGATCGGGCTTTGTGCCACGGCATCGAGCGTGGCGAGGGCGGTGGCTTCATCCTGTGCCGCCAGCGCGCAGGTGTGGCCACAGACCACATGGCCTTCAAAACGCAGCTCCTTGAGCAGTGCAGCGGTGGTTGCCAAGCCTTGGGCGCCGGGGTGCAGTTCTTCGTCCACATGCAGGTCCACGTTCAGTCCGTGGTGTTGTGCGGCTTCCAACAGGTGGCGCAGCGCCTGCGGGTCCCAGTTGGTGGAATGCACAAAGCCGCCCAGCAAGGCGCCGGGGCCGCTGGCGGCCACGGTGGTGGCTAGCTGCATGGCGGCGCTGCGTTCCGTATACAGGTGCAATGGGATCAGGCTCACGCGCTCCAGCGTGATGCGGTCGGCCCAGTCATGGGCCAGTGCGCGCAACACGTTCCAGGCCTGTGGCTGTGCATCAGGCTCCCACCAGTCGCAGTGGGTGCGCAGGTGCACGGTGCCCGCGTCGTAGGCCCATTGCAGCGCGCGGCTGGCGCGGGCGTGGATGTCGGCTTCGGTCCAGCCCTGGCGGTCCACCATCATGGCCTCGATGGCGCCCAGCAGGCCGGGTTTGACCACACCCATGCGGGGCAGGGTGAAGGCCTTGTCCAGGTGGGTGTGCGCATCCACCAGGCCGGGTAGCACCAGCGCGCCTGCTACGTCCCACACCGTGCCGTGGGGCGCTGGATGGGTGCCATGGGGCAGCACCTGCACGATGCGGCCCTGGGCCAGGTGCAGGTCGGCTAGTGCGGGCTGGTGGCCCTGCTGCGGCCACGCGGTGGGCAGCAGCCACCGCGGCAACCGTGCGCGCAGGATGTGGTCGGGAGTGCTGGATGCGTGCATGCCGTGGCCCTTAGAAATTGGTCTTATGCAAAGCGCGCCATGGCCTGGCCCACGCGGGCCTTGAAGGCCGCAAGCCGGGGTGGTGTGGCCACGTTCATGTGGTAGTAGGCGTGGTAGTCCACCCGCGCCTTGCCGCCGGTGAGCAGGCGCATGTAGCGGGTGATGGACTTGCGTGGCGGGTCGCCCATGAACAGGGCCGTCCAGCGGGGGCGGCCGTAGGTGACCACGGCGGAGATGCGCTTGATGTGCGTGAGCGAGGGCTTGACGTTGTGCGGGTCGCTGATGTCAAAGGCCACGCCGGGCATGAGCACGCGATCGAAAAAGCCCTTGAGCATCGCCGGCATGCCAAAGCACCAGGTGGGAAAGCAGAACACTACCGCCTCGGCCCAGAGCAAGCGGTCCACATAGCCCTGCACGGGCAACTGGTTGCTGGGCACCTCGTGGTAGCCCAGGCGCTCTTCGCGTGTCATCACGGGGTTGAAGCCCTCGGCGTACAGGTCGCAGTCGTCCACCTCATGGCCCGCGCCGCGCAGCTGCTGCACCACCTCGGTGTGCAGTGCGGCGTTGTAGCTGGTCTCTACCGGGTGGCAATAGATCACGAGGATGCGCATGGCGGGGGTCCTTCGGGTTGTGGGAGATGGGCCTACAGGTCCAGCGTGAGCGTGGCGCTGTGGCTGCGCGCGCAGCACACGGCGACGTGGGTGGCTTGCTCTGCAACGCTCAGGCAGCTGTCGCGGTGGTCGGGTTCGCCGTCCAGCCAGCGGGTCACGCAGGTGCCGCACACGCCCTGCTCGCACAGGGTTTCCAGCGGCACGCCAGCGAGCTGCAGCACGTCGGCCATGCTCTCGCCAGGGCCAACAGGCAAGCGCATCTGACTGCGCTGCAGGATCAGCTCGAACGTGTGTTCTGTGCGGGTGGCGCTGGCGGTGTCGGGGGCTGTCTGCATTGTTTGACCATGTGATTTGATCGATTGGTCAAACTATTGCAAAGGCTGTGCCAGCCACAAAAACCTGTCAAACGTCTTTGTGGTGGATCAACGCGGCCTTATCGCGACGGATTTGCGCCGCGTGCTGGTGCGCATCGCGCCCCTCAGGCCCTTTGGCGCGTAGACCATGCCCAGAAATGGGCATGGGGCTTTAGTCTGGTGCGAGGCCGCAGCCCAGCAGCACAAAGCTGGTGAGTTCGCGCACGATGGGCTCGCGGTCAATGGGCTCGTCGGGCGCCAGGCCCAGCATGATGTGCACCTGTACGCCGTAGTCGGCGTAGTGCTGCGTCATGCCCCATATCTGCATGAGCAGCAGTGTGGGGTTGACTGCGCGCATGCGGCCTTCGGCGATCCAGCGGTGGATGAGGTCCACCTTCTGCTGGGTGGACTTGACGGCCACGGGCCAGTATTTGCCCAGGTTGCGCCCACCGCCCAGCACCTCGGTGGTGAAGATGCGCGACAGGCCCGGGTTGTCCAGCGCGTAGTCGAGCTTCTTGCGCACGTAAGTGCTCAGCACTTTCTTGGGGTCGTCGCTCTGGCTGTCGAACTGGAACGCGCCCGACCAGCCGTTGAGCACTGAATACAGCAGCTCTTCATACAGCTCTTCCTTGCTGGCGATGTAGTAGTGCAACTGCGGCTTGGTCAGGCCCGCGCGCTCGGCGATGGCCTTGGTGGATGCCCCCTTGAAGCCATGGCGGCTGAACTCGGCAATGGCCGCTTCGCGGATGGCGCTCAAGATGCGTTCGCGGCCCTGCTTGGCGCGGCTGAGCAGCGCGCCAGAGGCGGCTTCGGCTTCGGATTCGGTCATGGCGGTGGTGCGAGGCATGGGGAGTGCAGAGTGTGCGCTGCAGATTCTGCCCGCGCGGGAGTGGGTCAGACTTTCCAGAACCCGATGTGTGGCGCGCTGGCTTCTTCGACCATAGCGGGGCCGATGCATTCGATGGCATGGGGCGAGGCGGCAAACACGTCACGGCACGACAGCTCGGCGTCGCGCTGTTCGGCACGTTCGCCCCGGAACACGCGCAGGCGTTCGGCGTCAATGCCGAACACCACGCGCCCAATGCCCGACCAGAAGATGGCGCCCGCACACATCACGCAGGGCTCGGCCGATGAATACAGCGTGGCCTTGGCCAGGGCATCGCGCCCCACGCGCGGGCTGAGCTGGCGCACGGCATTGGTCTCGGCGTGGCCGGTGCAGTCGCCGGTCTCGGTGGTGTTGCAGTAGGCCTCGGCCAGCAGGCGCCCTTCGGCACTGATGACCACTGCACCAAACGGACGGTTGCCGCGCGCGCGGGCAGTGCACGACCACGCGATGGCCTGGCGCAGGTAGGTGCCGTCGGTGTCGTTGATGGGGGTGGGGTCGTCAAAGCTGGCTGGGGGCGTAGACATGAGCGCGTGCATGGTGTGGGTGTCTCCGTCGATGGTGGGTGGGTGGGTGGCTGTCGTTGTGCAACGCCGGACTGTCTGCACGCCCGCCGTTGTGGTGCAGGGCGCTTGCATTTGGCATGCCAATCACAATCAGTGACATGTATGCATGGCTTT of the Acidovorax sp. 107 genome contains:
- a CDS encoding creatininase family protein, coding for MLHGYNPPHRYLPYLSWTEIADLPDKENTVIVLPTGATEQHGPHLPCAVDTVISAGVVGHALARLPADVPAFAMAPITYGKSEEHLHFPGTVTLSGETLLATMNEVGESVYRAGFRKLLFVNGHGGQPQVMEMCARELRLRHGDFIVVPSFTWRVPHVAGQFLSDKEKRLAMHAGHGETALMLALAPDTVHMERAVVNYPPVFDSPLLSPDGRPACAWSARDFGPSGIIGDPLPATAEQGHAILESLAVSWAAAITELHQLRWAPRAEPTWGRAHHTGHIEHPSALA
- a CDS encoding RidA family protein; translated protein: MSTASATATATAPAPGIAQPLARYAAWRRAGDFIYLSGIIAVDPAASRIVRGYDDIPHEAATLIGRTGEFSTDIKEGPILAQSWYVLDRIRQTIEAAGGQMSDVFKLVQYFKNLDHFPQYSRVRKLFFPGEPPASTVVEVSGMLPTPDILIEVEATAYLPQR
- a CDS encoding amidohydrolase family protein, whose translation is MHASSTPDHILRARLPRWLLPTAWPQQGHQPALADLHLAQGRIVQVLPHGTHPAPHGTVWDVAGALVLPGLVDAHTHLDKAFTLPRMGVVKPGLLGAIEAMMVDRQGWTEADIHARASRALQWAYDAGTVHLRTHCDWWEPDAQPQAWNVLRALAHDWADRITLERVSLIPLHLYTERSAAMQLATTVAASGPGALLGGFVHSTNWDPQALRHLLEAAQHHGLNVDLHVDEELHPGAQGLATTAALLKELRFEGHVVCGHTCALAAQDEATALATLDAVAQSPITLVTLPITNLLLQDATTGRTPRQRGLTLVKEARARNIPVLVASDNVQDPFCPVGSFDPLEALATGVLAAQLETPFDQWSESLCRSDWLRTGPTALPLQPGAVADLLVFTQADHWGFPSRTQGAQGRVVLRQGRVASGHAPAAWHVPTTQTARSLA
- a CDS encoding NAD(P)H-dependent oxidoreductase; this encodes MRILVIYCHPVETSYNAALHTEVVQQLRGAGHEVDDCDLYAEGFNPVMTREERLGYHEVPSNQLPVQGYVDRLLWAEAVVFCFPTWCFGMPAMLKGFFDRVLMPGVAFDISDPHNVKPSLTHIKRISAVVTYGRPRWTALFMGDPPRKSITRYMRLLTGGKARVDYHAYYHMNVATPPRLAAFKARVGQAMARFA
- a CDS encoding 2Fe-2S iron-sulfur cluster binding domain-containing protein, whose translation is MQTAPDTASATRTEHTFELILQRSQMRLPVGPGESMADVLQLAGVPLETLCEQGVCGTCVTRWLDGEPDHRDSCLSVAEQATHVAVCCARSHSATLTLDL
- a CDS encoding TetR/AcrR family transcriptional regulator, which translates into the protein MTESEAEAASGALLSRAKQGRERILSAIREAAIAEFSRHGFKGASTKAIAERAGLTKPQLHYYIASKEELYEELLYSVLNGWSGAFQFDSQSDDPKKVLSTYVRKKLDYALDNPGLSRIFTTEVLGGGRNLGKYWPVAVKSTQQKVDLIHRWIAEGRMRAVNPTLLLMQIWGMTQHYADYGVQVHIMLGLAPDEPIDREPIVRELTSFVLLGCGLAPD
- a CDS encoding nucleoside deaminase, with product MSTPPASFDDPTPINDTDGTYLRQAIAWSCTARARGNRPFGAVVISAEGRLLAEAYCNTTETGDCTGHAETNAVRQLSPRVGRDALAKATLYSSAEPCVMCAGAIFWSGIGRVVFGIDAERLRVFRGERAEQRDAELSCRDVFAASPHAIECIGPAMVEEASAPHIGFWKV